One segment of Bacteroides caecimuris DNA contains the following:
- a CDS encoding chloramphenicol acetyltransferase yields MNQIEKIIDIATWNRREHYEHFSAFDDPFFGVTVNVDCTRAYQEAKDKGVSFSLLVLHRIVTAASAVEEFRYRIEGDRVVCYDSLLPEATVARADHTFSFAAFEYDPDELVFIRQAKTEMERLQATTGLNKGGTFHPNAIHYSAVPWLSFTDMKHPTNMRSGDSVPKISTGKYFREGERLMMPVSVTCHHGLMDGYHVAQFIKNLHL; encoded by the coding sequence ATGAATCAGATAGAGAAGATCATTGATATTGCTACTTGGAACAGAAGAGAACATTACGAACATTTCAGTGCTTTTGACGATCCGTTTTTTGGAGTGACAGTCAATGTAGATTGTACGCGCGCGTATCAGGAAGCCAAAGACAAAGGCGTTTCCTTTTCCCTGCTCGTCCTTCACCGTATCGTGACTGCTGCGTCTGCTGTGGAAGAGTTCCGTTACCGTATAGAAGGCGATCGAGTGGTGTGTTATGACAGTCTTCTGCCCGAAGCCACTGTGGCCCGTGCCGACCACACCTTTTCTTTTGCCGCCTTTGAATACGATCCGGACGAACTCGTTTTTATTCGTCAGGCAAAAACCGAGATGGAACGTCTGCAAGCCACTACGGGACTCAACAAAGGAGGTACGTTTCATCCTAACGCCATTCATTATTCGGCTGTGCCGTGGCTCTCTTTCACCGATATGAAGCATCCTACCAATATGCGTTCGGGCGACAGCGTTCCCAAAATCTCCACCGGTAAATACTTCCGCGAAGGAGAAAGGCTGATGATGCCTGTTTCCGTCACTTGCCATCATGGATTGATGGATGGCTATCATGTAGCGCAGTTTATCAAGAACCTCCATTTATAA